One segment of Anopheles stephensi strain Indian chromosome 3, UCI_ANSTEP_V1.0, whole genome shotgun sequence DNA contains the following:
- the LOC118512299 gene encoding uncharacterized protein LOC118512299, whose protein sequence is MDRATTVSDALKRQRLLAAQAIRKANDISPQTVRQIREHCSPAAQATGATLYASPTASDKTSSPQQKSLNITELEEENTIHMATTPRKFTFEPKEITARSTMSQQQQQQQQQPSATATMGKTNPSKFLSAGIEEILASSFADNIRCMGLSLRETAASVHADFEVDGQLANLSLPRTADMSKLSCDSLSSLPSGVRSGMGGKERGAGNGEQPGKDPWEMSQPAFESSWMKDKINELSQMEEASFRSGDHMASRLLEDEMAWEQENADIPEMNAKRRQISPVKGCRKPQLKDHVDFSCFSGYLAQEDDLSRAYNDSAMHNEGSVCSVGHYFNKMSDDLNDMVGGEKSPPQRRPLPLIDVTNDTTESPRSPTKAYGGSKGGQSAGRQNKENSLSVSCIAKAITSIDLEDSPHNFIQKLKQVQRTKSDHLGASTGREEQKMFAALPKASSDLSAGTQASQPTRPKQPRCSSVHPADSFQQRSRLAPNYQQSDTLSFSESMFDDSSATMPALPHSKTSSPKATESESSERSWQKDETEPMTPLQDAKKKALVAATAAAADTFRVSTATKLSEEYMDLPSLPRIQETPPACQKNIFAGDRPIAKPNRKRRSNSTSDRQELVGGKREELAVPSASLRSKSPSNRAELKAVSATSHEQQVLRDKKCGSNVSYRTTPKISHLRKPVPSEVAFVPRDTSRKSYLSPEPRAASRSPYSSPKGDLGRSAEGYDEVADKYSLRVPGALASSRSASQCSGSTEWIHRTEGTLPLKATHSELSWGSTRLRKAEKKTMQIKNTSSRKLLVKAVIVGPGFQLCGTEQSGLLTLASQECRTITIDFCPTVIGPAIGALSFHPPNDLYVQRVVSLYGYGGEASIKIEGIQKGPSGPFLELGSARNLGRPLEKSFSLYNKGSLPAFARIGIDKKGLDQALLATAVYVQPQRTIIPPNSYAHVKVVFKPRRQEIAKILQKQVEVLSITNLHILWGDEPTRHRIRKNIALAKQNKLVDPKMGALESICNPFTEEEELDGLDAFCEHVFDTIHELFLTFREYELVLTVDRALDDTMLDLSMADGNTTLFKTMYACSEVGSSPRLPGDDMITPAVSAQPGQQLHGTGLPVVTSSSSSTSTGSTTSATVGMHKRDSGESWSVRPTVLEFYPSTERTKQFVIKSNFYTAQYFELNSNYRQLFRLSPCEGHIRPGQEVVVNVSLQHLQPIVPISGTNQQQPSIFVVVYIENEKISIPVLIHYGH, encoded by the exons ATGGATCGTGCAACAACAGTTTCCGATGCGCTGAAG CGACAACGCTTGCTAGCCGCCCAGGCTATACGCAAAGCTAACGACATTAGCCCACAAACGGTGCGCCAGATCCGTGAGCATTGTTCTCCCGCAGCGCAGGCTACCGGTGCCACACTGTACGCTTCACCGACGGCGAGCGACAAAACCTCATCGCCGCAGCAAAAGTCTCTCAACATAACTGAGCTGGAAGAGGAGAATACGATCCATATGGCTACCACGCCACGAAAGTTCACATTTGAGCCGAAAGAAATTACGGCCCGCTCCACCAtgagccagcagcagcagcagcagcagcaacagccgtCAGCGACCGCAACCatgggaaaaacaaatccgaGCAAATTCCTATCCGCTGGCATTGAGGAAATACTAGCCTCCAGCTTTGCTGATAACATAAGATGCATGGGCCTGTCGCTGCGCGAAACGGCCGCTAGCGTGCATGCAGATTTCGAAGTTGACGGGCAGTTGGCGAATTTGAGCCTGCCTCGTACCGCGGACATGAGCAAGCTGTCGTGTGATTCACTGTCCTCCCTGCCGTCTGGAGTACGATCGGGTATGGGCGGTAAGGAGCGTGGAGCGGGCAATGGAGAACAGCCGGGTAAAGACCCGTGGGAAATGTCGCAACCTGCGTTCGAAAGCAGCTGGATGAAGGACAAAATTAATGAGCTAAGTCAGATGGAAGAGGCCAGCTTTCGGTCCGGGGACCATATGGCCTCCAGATTGCTCGAGGATGAGATGGCCTGGGAGCAGGAGAATGCGGACATTCCGGAAATGAACGCTAAACGACGACAGATTAGCCCGGTCAAGGGTTGCCGTAAGCCACAGCTGAAGGATCACGTCGACTTTTCCTGCTTTTCCGGCTACCTAGCTCAGGAGGATGACCTATCGCGCGCCTACAACGATAGTGCGATGCACAACGAAGGCAGCGTTTGCTCCGTGGGCCATTACTTTAACAAAATGTCCGACGATCTGAACGATATGGTTGGGGGAGAGAAGAGTCCCCCGCAGCGAAGGCCCTTGCCCTTGATAGACGTTACTAACGATACAACAG AGAGCCCTAGAAGTCCTACGAAGGCATATGGTGGATCGAAAGGGGGACAGAGCGCTGGCAGGCAAAACAAGGAGAATTCATTGAGTGTCTCGTGTATCGCTAAGGCTATAA CATCCATAGATCTAGAGGACTCTCCGCACAACTTTATTCAGAAGCTGAAGCAAGTGCAGCGCACAAAATCCGACCATCTCGGCGCTTCCACTGGCCGCGAGGAGCAGAAAATGTTCGCTGCCCTGCCCAAAGCTAGCAGTGACCTATCTGCGGGCACTCAAGCGTCGCAGCCCACCCGGCCAAAGCAACCGAGATGTTCGTCGGTTCATCCGGCCGATTCATTCCAACAGCGCTCCCGACTGGCACCGAATTACCAGCAGTCCGATACGCTCAGTTTCTCCGAATCGATGTTTGACGATTCGTCCGCCACAATGCCCGCGTTGCCACATTCCAAAACATCCAGCCCGAAGGCAACGGAAAGCGAATCCAGCGAACGGTCGTGGCAAAAGGacgaaaccgaaccgatgACTCCGTTGCAGGACGCGAAGAAGAAAGCGCTGgtcgccgccaccgccgccgccgccgatACGTTCCGCGTGTCGACGGCCACCAAACTATCGGAGGAGTACATGGATCTTCCGTCGCTACCACGCATTCAAGAGACACCGCCAGCCTGTCAGAAGAATATATTTGCTGGCGATCGTCCAATCGCGAAACCGAACCGCAAGCGCCGTTCGAACTCGACCAGCGACCGCCAGGAGCTGGTGGGTGGTAAGCGAGAAGAGCTGGCGGTCCCTTCCGCGAGCTTACGCTCAAAGTCGCCTTCAAACCGGGCCGAGCTAAAAGCCGTTAGCGCCACCTCCCATGAGCAACAGGTGCTTCGGGACAAGAAATGCGGATCGAATGTTTCCTACCGAACGACGCCCAAAATTTCGCACCTACGAAAACCGGTCCCGTCGGAGGTGGCATTCGTTCCGCGCGACACCTCGCGCAAATCGTACCTTTCGCCCGAGCCGCGCGCAGCTAGCCGTTCGCCGTACTCATCGCCGAAGGGAGACCTGGGACGATCGGCCGAAGGGTACGACGAGGTAGCGGACAAGTACAGTCTGCGAGTGCCCGGAGCGCTGGCATCCTCCCGCTCGGCTTCACAGTGCTCGGGCAGCACCGAGTGGATCCATCGGACGGAAGGAACACTCCCGCTGAAGGCCACGCACAGCGAGCTGTCCTGGGGCAGCACAAGGTTGCGCAAGGCCGAGAAGAAAACGATGCAGATTAAAAACACCTCCAGCCGGAAGCTGCTGGTGAAGGCGGTCATCGTCGGTCCGGGATTTCAGCTGTGCGGCACGGAACAGAGCGGGCTGCTGACACTCGCGAGCCAGGAATGTCGCACGATTACGATCGATTTTTGCCCCACCGTTATTGGGCCGGCCATCGGAGCGCTCTCGTTCCACCCGCCGAACGATCTGTACGTCCAGCGGGTGGTCAGCCTGTATGGGTACGGTGGCGAGGCGTCGATCAAAATCGAGGGCATACAGAAGGGTCCCAGTGGTCCGTTCTTGGAGCTGGGCAGTGCGCGCAATCTGGGCCGTCCGCTGGAGAAAAGCTTCTCGCTGTACAACAAGGGCAGCCTGCCGGCGTTCGCACGCATCGGCATCGACAAGAAGGGGCTCGATCAGGCACTGCTAGCAACGGCCGTCTACGTCCAACCGCAGCGCACCATCATTCCGCCGAACAGTTACGCACACGTTAAGGTTGTGTTCAAACCACGCCGACAGGAAATTGCCAAAATCTTGCAAAAGCAGGTCGAAGTACTGTCGATCACCAATTTGCACATCCTCTGGGGCGACGAACCGACGCGCCACCGCATCCGCAAGAACATTGCCCTGGCGAAGCAGAACAAGCTGGTCGATCCGAAGATGGGTGCGCTGGAGTCGATCTGCAATCCGTTCACCGAGGAAGAGGAACTCGATGGGCTGGACGCGTTCTGCGAGCATGTGTTCGATACCATCCACGAACTGTTTCTCACCTTCCGAGAGTACGAACTGGTGCTGACGGTGGACCGCGCCCTGGACGATACGATGCTCGATCTCTCGATGGCGGACGGTAACACGACGCTCTTCAAGACAATGTACGCCTGCTCGGAGGTAGGATCCTCGCCCCGACTCCCGGGCGACGACATGATAACGCCAGCCGTGTCGGCACAGCCGGGCCAGCAGTTGCATGGAACGGGGCTGCCGGTGGtaactagcagcagcagcagcaccagcaccggcagcaccaccagcgCGACGGTGGGAATGCATAAGCGCGACAGTGGCGAATCGTGGTCCGTCCGACCGACGGTGCTCGAGTTTTACCCGTCCACCGAGCGTACGAAGCAGTTTGTGATAAAGAGCAACTTCTACACGGCACAGTACTTTGAGCTAAACTCCAACTATCGCCAGCTGTTCCGACTGTCGCCGTGCGAGGGCCACATCCGGCCGGGGCAGGAGGTGGTGGTGAATGTTTCGCTGCAGCATCTACAGCCGATCGTGCCCATCAGCGGCACCAATCAGCAGCAACCGTCCATCTTTGTAGTGGTGTACATCGAGAACGAAAAGATCAGCATTCCCGTGCTGATACATTACGGACATTGA
- the LOC118512300 gene encoding eukaryotic translation initiation factor 5B, with protein sequence MGKAKKGKKDAAGAGVEENVSDNDVPQTDITEVEEENRKNDKKSKKEKRAKKVAADSDEGEEDDVTKVTESVKKMAVTKKKDKQPSTETEPTAGHGSDEEKQDEKGGKNKDAKKKKSAKSGPVGFSLLMMDDDDDDDEQPEEQDEDREELSRKSSIEADAAPKEGGKGKKATQIKKDAEPKVEEEDGGSKGGKKSKKKKKKEEDDDDEIDRMLAELGMEYSGQKPPPSADDAATVQDSQPSEKQSKKKDKKKKKDEEPVASQPEVPVVEVKTAPEKKKGKQNAPAKEESVAEPAEPAANEEPKKKGKNKGKKNDTSTTIPAEEGTAAAPKKGDASGKGEPAKKAETTDAPSAEASADTKKKKPNKAALAIMQERLKAIREEEERLRKEEEEKQKLEEQAEQFRLEQLRLEQEKKEKKKQKEKERKERLKAEGKLLTAKQKQNRARAQAMLEALKAQGVGIPETTGERRAKPGSRIRSKKNQDTNKEVTESKESTPTADEVKAQEEKKAKEKQVKESWDATDSEEEEEEEAAKPGTELSQQQSVESKDSRGSDDEEDGDDEDEEDDDGDDDDDEDGSDDDDSSGSEAGDHRKEAEKMRQRALDRIANRTQEAEKKRTLENLRAAVVCVLGHVDTGKTKILDKLRRTNVQDGEAGGITQQIGATNVPAENIKEQTRFVKGFQELEFKLPGLLIIDTPGHESFSNLRSRGSSLCDIAILVVDIMHGLEPQTIESINLLKSKRTPFVVALNKIDRLYDWSTMPRKDVRDILKAQASNTQLEFNQRTKEIIVQFAEQGLNAALFYENPDPKTYVSLVPTSAITGEGMGNLLFLIVQFCQKQLAKRLMYSEDLQATVLEVKAIPGLGTTIDAILINGKLREGDTMILAGTEGPIVTQIKALLMPQPMKELRVKNAYVEHKEILAAQGVKIAAKELEKAIAGLNLQIAHKPDEVEIFKDIVARDLKSALNSIKLSDRGVYVQASTLGSLEALLEFLRTSKIPYSGIRIGPVVKRDVMKASTMLEHENQYATILAFDVKVERDAQDLADHLGVKIFQADIIYHLFDKFMAYRDEIKQRKRDEFKSIAVFPCKLKILPQFVFNSRDPIVMGVIVEAGIVKEGTPITVPSKEFTDLGVVTSIEANHKQIESARKGQEVCIKIEPIPGETPKMFGRHFDETDMLVSKISRQSIDACKDYFRDDLLKSDWTLMVELKKTFQIL encoded by the exons ATGGGAAAGGCTAAGAAGGGCAAGAAGGATGCGGCCGGTGCAGGTGTCGAAGAAAA TGTCAGTGATAACGATGTTCCGCAGACGGACATCACGGAAGTGGAGgaggaaaacaggaaaaatgataaaaaatcgaaaaaggaaaaacgagcCAAGAAAGTAGCTGCGGATAGCGATGAAGGTGAAGAAGATGATGTTACCAAGGTAACGGAGTCGGTTAAAAAGATGGCTGTGACGAAAAAGAAGGACAAGCAGCCATCTACTGAAACGGAACCAACTGCCGGCCACGGTTCCGATGAAGAGAAGCAAGACGAGAAAGGTGGCAAGAATAAGGatgcgaagaagaaaaaatcggcCAAATCTGGGCCAGTCGGATTTTCTTTACTGATGAtggatgacgatgacgatgatgatgagcagccGGAGGAGCAGGATGAAGATCGCGAAGAATTGTCCCGCAAAAGTTCCATAGAGGCGGATGCTGCTCCAAAGGAAGgtggcaaaggaaaaaaggcaacgCAGATCAAAAAGGATGCCGAACCGAaggtggaagaagaagacggtgGTTCAAAGGGTGGCAAAaagagcaagaagaagaaaaagaaggaagaagatgatgatgacgagaTCGATCGAATGCTTGCGGAACTAGGAATGGAATACTCTGGCCAAAAACCACCTCCGTCTGCCGACGATGCAGCCACCGTGCAAGATTCGCAGCCATCCgagaagcaaagcaagaagaaagataagaagaagaaaaaggatgaAGAGCCTGTCGCTAGCCAGCCGGAAGTGCCGGTTGTGGAAGTAAAAACTGCaccagagaagaaaaagggtaAGCAGAATGCCCCCGCCAAGGAGGAATCAGTCGCAGAACCGGCAGAACCTGCCGCAAACGAAGAGCCGAAGAAGAAGGGTAAAAACAAGGGCAAAAAGAACGATACTTCTACGACGATACCGGCCGAGGAAGGGACGGCAGCTGCGCCCAAAAAGGGCGACGCATCCGGTAAGGGCGAACCAGCGAAGAAGGCCGAAACCACGGACGCTCCCAGCGCAGAAGCTTCAGCCGatacgaagaaaaagaaacccaaCAAGGCCGCACTGGCCATTATGCAGGAACGCCTGAAAGCGATCCGCGAGGAGGAGGAACGTTTGCggaaggaggaagaagagaaacaaaagctGGAGGAGCAAGCGGAACAGTTCCGGCTGGAGCAGTTACGACTAGAGcaggagaagaaggaaaagaagaagcagaaggagaaggaaCGTAAGGAGCGGTTAAAGGCGGAGGGCAAGCTGCTTACTGCCAAGCAAAAGCAGAATCGGGCCCGTGCCCAAGCGATGTTGGAAGCACTCAAGGCACAGGGTGTGGGTATCCCCGAGACGACCGGCGAGCGTCGAGCAAAGCCCGGTTCTCGCATCCGTTCGAAGAAAAATCAAGACACCAACAAGGAGGTGACCGAGTCGAAGGAATCCACACCTACAGCGGACGAAGTGAAAGcgcaagaagaaaagaaggcGAAGGAAAAGCAGGTGAAGGAGTCCTGGGACGCGACAGATAgcgaagaggaggaagaggaggaggcaGCTAAGCCTGGTACCGAGTTGTCGCAACAGCAATCGGTTGAATCAAAAGACAGTCGTGGATCGGACGACGAGgaggatggtgatgatgaggatgaggaagacgacgacggtgatgacgatgacgatgaggatgGTTCGGATGACGACGATAGTTCCGGCTCGGAAGCGGGCGATCATCGGAAAGAGGCAGAAAAAATGCGCCAGCGCGCGTTGGACCGAATCGCGAATCGTACACAAGAGGCCGAAAAGAAGAGGACGCTCGAAAACCTGCGAGCCGCCGTAGTCTGTGTGCTGGGACACGTAGACACGGGCAAAACGAAAATTCTGGACAAGCTGCGGCGTACCAATGTACAGGACGGTGAAGCGGGCGGTATCACGCAGCAGATTGGTGCCACGAACGTGCCGGCCGAAAACATAAAGGAACAGACGAGGTTCGTGAAGGGCTTTCAGGAGCTTGAGTTCAAGTTGCCCGGTTTGCTGATTATCGACACACCCGGGCACGAATCGTTCAGCAATTTGCGATCTCGCGGCTCATCGTTATGCGATATCGCCATCCTGGTGGTGGATATTATGCACGGGCTGGAACCGCAAACGATAGAGTCAATCAACTTGCTCAAATCAAAGCGCACCCCGTTTGTTGTCGCGTTAAAcaagatcgatcgattgtaTGACTGGAGCACGATGCCACGTAAGGATGTGCGCGACATTCTGAAGGCACAGGCGTCCAACACGCAGCTCGAATTCAACCAGCGCACGAAGGAAATCATCGTGCAGTTCGCGGAGCAGGGCTTGAACGCGGCCCTGTTCTACGAAAATCCGGACCCGAAAACATACGTTTCGCTCGTGCCGACGAGCGCCATCACGGGCGAGGGTATGGGCAATCTGCTGTTTTTGATAGTGCAATTCTGCCAGAAGCAGCTTGCCAAACGACTGATGTACAGCGAGGATCTGCAGGCGACCGTGCTGGAGGTGAAGGCCATTCCCGGGCTCGGCACGACGATCGATGCTATTTTGATCAACGGCAAGTTGCGCGAGGGCGATACGATGATCTTGGCCGGTACGGAAGGCCCGATCGTCACTCAAATTAAAGCATTGCTTATGCCTCAGCCGATGAAGGAACTGCGCGTGAAGAACGCATACGTGGAGCACAAAGAAATTTTGGCTGCGCAGGGTGTGAAGATTGCGGCGAAAGAGCTCGAGAAAGCGATCGCCGGATTGAATTTGCAGATAGCCCATAAACCCGACGAGGTGGAAATTTTTAA GGATATAGTGGCTCGTGACTTAAAATCGGCTTTAAACAGCATCAAACTGAGTGACCGTGGTGTGTACGTGCAGGCCTCCACTCTGGGATCGCTAGAAGCATTGCTAGAGTTTTTGAGAACTTCGAAAATCCCG TACTCCGGTATTCGAATTGGTCCAGTTGTTAAGCGTGATGTTATGAAAGCATCTACAATGTTGGAGCATGAAAATCA GTATGCTACCATCTTAGCTTTCGACGTGAAAGTAGAGCGCGATGCTCAGGACCTGGCGGACCACCTGGGTGTGAAAATTTTCCAGGCAGATATCATTTACCATCTGTTTGATAAGTTCATGGCGTATCGGGACGAAATCAAGCAACGGAAGCGAGACGAATTTAAATCGATTGCCGTTTTTCCGTGCAAGCTAAAA ATTTTACCACAGTTTGTGTTTAATTCACGTGACCCAATCGTGATGGGAGTGATTGTGGAGGCCGGTATTGTGAAGGAGGGTACACCAATTACAGTGCCTAGCAAAGAG